One genomic segment of Calonectris borealis chromosome 18, bCalBor7.hap1.2, whole genome shotgun sequence includes these proteins:
- the RPLP0 gene encoding large ribosomal subunit protein uL10, translating into MPREDRATWKSNYFMKIIQLLDDYPKCFIVGADNVGSKQMQQIRMSLRGKAVVLMGKNTMMRKAIRGHLENNPALEKLLPHIRGNVGFVFTKEDLTEIRDMLLANKVPAAARAGAIAPCDVTVPAQNTGLGPEKTSFFQALGITTKISRGTIEILSDVQLIKTGDKVGASEATLLNMLNISPFSFGLVIQQVFDNGSIYNPEVLDITEETLHKRFLEGVRNVASVCLQIGYPTIASVPHSIVNGYKRVLAVAVETDYTFPLAEKVKAFLADPSAFVAAIPVAAEAAAPAAATAAAPAKEAAKEESEESDEDMGFGLFD; encoded by the exons ATGCCCAGGGAAGACAGGGCTACGTGGAAGTCCAACTACTTCATGAAAATCATC CAACTCCTGGATGATTACCCAAAATGTTTCATCGTGGGAGCAGACAATGTGGGATCCAAGCAGATGCAGCAAATCCGTATGTCCCTGCGTGGGAAGGCTGTTGTGCTGATGGGGAAGAATACTATGATGCGCAAAGCTATTCGTGGTCATCTGGAGAATAACCCTGCCTTGGAAAA GCTGCTGCCTCACATCCGTGGGAATGTGGGCTTTGTCTTCACCAAAGAGGATCTGACTGAGATCCGGGACATGCTGCTGGCTAACAAG GTGCCAGCTGCTGCCCGTGCCGGTGCTATTGCTCCTTGCGATGTGACTGTGCCGGCCCAGAACACTGGTCTTGGACCTGAGAAGACCTCCTTTTTCCAGGCCTTGGGCATCACCACGAAGATTTCCAGAGGGACCATTGAAATTCTG AGCGACGTGCAGCTCATCAAGACCGGAGACAAAGTGGGTGCCAGCGAAGCCACCCTGCTGAACATGCTGAACATCTCCCCCTTCTCTTTCGGGTTGGTGATCCAGCAGGTCTTTGACAATGGCAGCATTTACAACCCTGAAGTGCTGGACATCACCGAGGAGACCTTGCACAAGCGCTTCCTGGAG GGTGTTCGTAACGTTGCCAGCGTCTGTCTGCAGATCGGGTACCCGACCATTGCTTCTGTGCCCCACTCCATCGTCAACGGGTACAAGCGGGTcctggctgtggcggtggagacCGACTACACCTTCCCGCTGGCTGAAAAG GTGAAGGCCTTCCTGGCAGACCCCTCTGCTTTTGTGGCGGCCATCCCTGTGGCAGCTGAAGCAGCTGCACCCGCCGCCgccactgctgctgctccagcgaAAGAGGCGGCAAAGGAGGAGTCCGAGGAGTCCGATGAGGACATGGGCTTCGGCCTCTTTGACTAG